Genomic DNA from Triticum dicoccoides isolate Atlit2015 ecotype Zavitan chromosome 4B, WEW_v2.0, whole genome shotgun sequence:
CCCAGATCAAGATCAGATAGGCACACCACCACGCCGATTGCCAAGACATCATCCACGAGAACcctcgccgccgctgctgctaGCCAGAGTGTTCGATCAAATCTGCCTGCAGCAGCATCTGCAACCGTATTGCCGGTACACGGTTAGCCGCCGGCGGATTTGCGTGCGTGCGCATGCCAGTTCTGTTTAGGGCTCCCACATGCCACAAAGGCGAAACCGAACGCGGAAGAGGACGCGCCAGGCCACCACCCGTCCTGAGCTGAGCTCCTGATCGAGACCCCGGCCGTCACATCCGTCGGCCGATCAAACCTCGCCGAACTAACCCTGTTTGCGCCGCTATAAAACCTCCAGGAAACCCGCACCACGTCGTACCCGCATACCACCGAACCAAGAACCAGGCCTCCCGACCCCACCGTGAGCATGCGCTTCGCGTGAACGGCGCCGCTGCTCCGCTACCACAtcggcccttcttcttcttcttccttctccgacAACGCCGCCTCCTCGTGTTGTTCTTCTTCGTCTCGGATTCTATCTAcaaggagctagctagctagcgcgATTCACTGATCTCTAGCTGGGGAGGGGTACAACCGTACAAGCATGGAGCCCGGAGCTTTAGCGACGTGCGGGGCGGTGGCCTTCTCCTGGGAGCAGGAGCCGGGGGTGTCCAAGGAGAGCCCGGCGGCCGAGGCAAGGAAGCACTCCGGCGGAAGGAGTACTACGCCGGACAGCACCAAGAAGGTGGAGGCACGGACGCACCAGCTGCGCGTGCCGCCTCCTCCGGGAGGTCCTGGAGCGCCGTCTCTGTCGCCGCCGGTGAAGACGGTGAGGAGAAGGTCCAGCAGACGGGGCGTCCGGCCGGAGGAGGACCCGTTCCTCGCGGCCTACGTCGCCTGCACGGCCAGCGGCAGGAAGACCGGCCGGGGGCACACCGAGGCCCAGAAGATGCTCGGGTGGGCCGGGCTTAGGTTTGCCCTTGGGCTTGGCCTCTCTTGCAAGACCTCTTGTGGTGTTGCCGAGGAGAGCGTCGTCAGCCTGACTAAAAAACGCTGAAATGGATGATCATCagatttccctcaaaaaaaaaaggatGCTCATCACATTGACTATTTCTGGTATTTTTGTACTATACAAATTTTTTTTTTGCCATTTTGTACTACTGCTGATGTCATGTGGTGCAGATCATGTTCGTTAGTGGATGAGAATTACAGTAGCAACCAAATCAGAATCCTAGAGTTTGGAGTTTTAAATTCATTCACTCACATGTTTTTTTTAGTGGTATTAGGAACTTAACTTTTAACTAAAAAGGCGAGGACCCATGAACATGTGACCAACTTCTGAACTTTGGTGACAAAACTTGTCTACGAATGCCACAGATTACACCAAGATACACACACACGCATAGTTGTGTAAATATGGATATCAGATTTCAGTCTTGTTGGATATAGTTATGTACTATCAATCTTAACACCCCACCAAGAGGTGGCTTTTTGGCGGTACAACAtaggttatattttgaagaaaatgAAGTTTGGTTGCATGACCAATGGAAGTATTATTTGTAGGAACAATTTCAATTTTTGGGAATTACATGAACATTTCATTTGACGTACTTGAACGCCTTATCAAACTCATATGAACATCTTCTATATATGACCGGGCACATATTTATTAAAGTAGTATTtacataaacatttttttaaacatataAAAGTCTTTATCCATTTATGATTTTACTTAAAAACTACTATTTTCATCAGCTTCAAGAAAAATGCACTAAGATTTGAGACCGACGTCTCAAGATATCATACTAAAAAGTAACTAGAGTGGAAATATATTTATTGAAGTTAGAAGTTACGTAAATATTTTTAACCATAGATGAAAATATTTTTCCATTCATGATTTTGAAAGGCAAATTCTaataaaaatatttttatttggctcACTGGCATCCATACCTTACCACATCTACTAAAAGAATTACTCCCTcctttcacaaatataa
This window encodes:
- the LOC119293202 gene encoding uncharacterized protein LOC119293202, with translation MEPGALATCGAVAFSWEQEPGVSKESPAAEARKHSGGRSTTPDSTKKVEARTHQLRVPPPPGGPGAPSLSPPVKTVRRRSSRRGVRPEEDPFLAAYVACTASGRKTGRGHTEAQKMLGWAGLRFALGLGLSCKTSCGVAEESVVSLTKKR